In Lacinutrix sp. Bg11-31, the DNA window TTATGAACTGGAAGAAGAAGTTGTACAAACAAAAAAGTTATAGTTTACTGTTTTTAGTTTTCTTATTAATTTTTGCTTGTAACAATAAAACAGAAAAAACAAGTAGAGTAGCAAGTTTGCCATTCTATAAAGACGCTACATTTACGCCATATTGGTTAGATGCAGGTAGTGATGAAGCAAAAGAGTTTCATAAAATACCAGATTATTCACTAACTAATCAAGAAGGAGTAACAGTAACATCAGAAACGTTTAAAGATAAAATTTATGTAGCAGATTTTTTCTTTACAACCTGTCCAGGAATTTGCCCGAAAATGACAGCTAACATGTCTATTTTACAAGAAGAATTTAAAGATGATGATGAGATTCTATTATTATCACACTCAGTAACTCCAAAAATAGATTCTGTTGCAGCTTTAAAAGATTATGCAATTGCTAAAAATGTAAATAGTAGTAAATGGCATTTAGTAACAGGAGAGCGTAAAACAATTTACGATTTAGGAAGACAAGCTTATTTTGTAGAAGAAGATTTAGGAGAGCCAAAAACAGAAGACGACTTCCTACATACCGAAAACTTTGTGCTTATAGATAAAAACAAACATATTCGTGGTATTTATAATGGGCTCAATAAAACTTCTGTACAACAACTTATAGCAGATATAAAGACTTTGAAAAAAGATAACTAACTATTTTTTGAATTTACTTCCCTAAGCTTCACGATTATGTCGTGGAGCTTTTTTACTTTTATAGAAATTAAGAAAATCAAAAGAATAAATGAAAAAGCTTTTAATTACCTTAGGTATTGCAGTATCATTATTTTCATGTAAAAAAGATGAAGCAAAAAAAGAAGTTGTTTTTACTCCAAGAAATATTAGCGAAGTAGAGATAGGTGTATTGCTTAAAGATTCTACTTTAAATGTGAGAGCTATAGAAAAGGTTAAAGGTTATGAGGGATTGTTTTTCTTGACTTCTACAGGTAAGGGAGGAATGATAGGAGAAGACGAAATTGTTTTTCCAATTGAAATAGATAATGATAATGAAAAATTAAATTTTAGAGCTTTTGCCAGTACTAATGAGGCTGGTTTTGCTCTATCTGTAGCAAGTCCTGCTTATTTATATAAAATAGGAGAAAACGAAACTTCAATTGTCTATCAAGAAGACCATGAAAAAGCATTTTACGACGCTATGGCTTTCTGGAACGATAAAGAAGGTATTGCTATTGGTGATCCAACAGATAGTTGTTTAAGTATTATTATAACTAGAGATGGTGGAAACACATGGAATAAGCTGTCTTGCGATACGTTACCAGAAGCAATAAAAGATGAAGCAGCCTTTGCAGCAAGTGATACTAATATTGCAATTGTAGGAGACGAAACATGGGTAGCAACAGGAGGAGGAGCAAGCCGTATAATGTATTCTCCAGATAAAGGTGAAACTTGGGAGGTTTTTAATACTCCAATTGTACAAGGTAATGGACCACAAGGTATGTATAGTTTAGATTTTTACGATAATAAAAACGGATTTGCAATAGGAGGAGATTATACAAAGCCAGCAGACAGTTCTGCAAATAAAATAAGAACTGCAGATGGTGGTAAAACGTGGCAATTAGTTGCACAAAACCAAAACCCTGGATATAGAAGTTGTGTACAGTATATTCCAGGAAGAGAGGCTAAAGAATTAGTTGCCATTGGTTTTAAAGGTATAGACTATTCTAACGATGCTGGAGATTCTTGGAAACATTTAAGCGACGAAGGTTTTTATACACTTCGTTTTGTAAACGACAGTGTTGCTTACGCAGCAGGAAGCAAGAGGATTGCTAAATTGATTTTTAGGTAAGTATAAAACATAAAAAAAGCGGCCAATGGTTGCTTTTTTTATAATTATCTTTTATTTTTTTCTCCTTTACGCCTGTTTTTAAACTCTTTAATCATTTTATATCTAAATGAACGTTCAGCATTTATTAGTTTAAGTATTTTTTTTGCAGACAATACGCCTTTAAGTTTACTGATGTAATCAATTTGAAGGTTGCCTTTAATTTCTTCTAATTTAGATGTTTTTTCTAGTAATTCTTTAGGCTCCTTTTCAGTGAATTTAGATTCTGCAGCTGTTTCGTTTAAATCATCTAAACAATCTTTTCCAGAATTAGAACATTTAAAAGGCAAAGAACAAATAGACGCTTTATTTTTTAAATATATTTCTAATAATTTGACATTAAAAGAAAGGTTATTAAGCTTTAAAATTAATTTATATTAAAGAAGGTTTAAACGATGGACATTCACATCAAAACAATTTCATTTTTATATTTAAAGGTAGTAGCTATAATGCTGTAAGAAATACAATAATGTTTAATCTTTATCATAATCAAAAGAATTACCATAACATTATATTAAAAGGAGATCATCCTGAATACATAACGACTAAAGAAACTGACTCATTTATAATTAATGAGACACAAAATAATTTAAGAAATATTCTACTAAGCATTCTTGTATTGCTGTCTTTTTGTGTTTTAATAGCACTGTATTGGTTTAAGTTTAAAAAAACAATAAGTTTAACGCAAGTTTTTTTGAAATTCCGCATCTAAAATCTAATAACATTAAATTTTATAAAATGAAACAACTAATTACTCTAATATTATTTTTACTCGTTTTTGTTAAAACGCATGCTCAAGATTTGTATGATATTAATACAATTCAAACTATAGAAATAGTTTTTGCAGAAAGTAATTGGGATGCTTTGTTAGATGCAGAAAAAGCTGCAGATAATAATTATACAGAAGCAACCTCAGTAAGTATTAATGGAACTATTTACAACCAAGTAGGTGTAAAATATAAAGGAAATAGCTCTTATAATGCTAACCAAACAAAAAACCCATTTCATATAGAATTAGACACTTATGTCGACCAAGATCATCAAGGTTATAAAGATATAAAATTAGCGAATGTAATGTTCGATCCCTCTTTTGTTCGAGAAACTGTAGCTTATAATATTGTAAACCAATATATGGATGCTCCTCAAGCAAATTATGCAAATGTGTATGTAAACGGAATTTTAATAGGTTTATATACTAATACAGAAGCTATAACCAAAACCTTTGTAAACAAGCATTTTAACTCTAACGATAATGCTTTTTTTAGCTGTAGTCCTCCAGATGGAGCAGGACCACAATCTACTAATTTTCCTAATTTAGCTTATTTAGGAACTAATAGTTTTAGTTATGATGATGCTTATGAGATTAAGTCTGATGATGAAACTGATGCGACAATTGCTGTAGCACATTGGGATAATTTAATAGAATTAACTAATGCTTTAGAGAGTGATATTACAAATATTGAAGCGGTTTTAGATGTAGATATGGCTATTTGGATGCTAGCTTTCGATAATGTCATGGTTAATTTAGATAGTTACATTGGGCAATTTAAGCAAAACTACTATTTATATAAAGACGATAATGGTCGTTTTAAATCTATAGTTTGGGATTTAAATATGTCTTTTGGAACATTTGGTCAAACTGGAGCAAGTGGAGGAGGACCTGGAGGAGGTGGAGGAGGAAATGGAAGTTTAAACTCTACTACAGATAAAGCACAGCTAGATCATTTATTACATGATACAGATGCTAATTTTCCTTTACTATCTAAGCTTTTAGCAGTACCTACATATAAGAAGAAATATTTAGCACACTATAAAACTATTTTAACAGAGAATATCAGTAACTCTAGCTACTTAACATTAGCAAACGATTACCAAGCACTTATTACAACAGCTGTAACAGCAGATACAAATAAGTTTTATACTGACGCTCAATTTACGGGTAATATAAACACAGATTATAGTTTAGGAATGAATACTGCTTCGGGACTTACAAACTTAATGTCTGCTAGAAGTACATATTTATTATCACAAATAGATTTTACAAATACGCAACCTAATATAACAGGAACTGTATCATCTACTACAACTCCAACAATAGGAGATACAGTAACAATAACAAGTACAGTTATAGATACTAACACAGACGCAGTGTATTTCGGTTATAGAACAGATGAAACATTGCCATTCACTAGAATATTAATGTATGATGATGGAAATCACAATGATAGTGGATCTGGAGACGACATTTATGGTGTAGATGTTATTGTAGATACTGACTATATGCAATATTATATTTATGCAGAAAATAATAATATTGGTGCGTTTTCACCAGCTAGAGCAGAGTACGAGTTTTATACAATTAATGCTACTTACACTACATTAACTGTAGGAGATTTAGTTATTAACGAAATTATGGCTGATAATGGAACAACTATAGCAGATCAAGATGGAGAGTTCGACGATTGGATAGAGCTTTATAATAACTCATCTCAAACGCTTAGTTTAGATAATTTATACTTATCAGATGATTCTACAGATCCGTTAGTATGGGAATTCCCTACAGGAACTACAATTGCACCAGATAGTTATTTAATTGTTTGGTGTGATAAAGATGAGGAACAAGTAGGTTTACATGCCGATTTAAAATTTTCTTCTGGAGGAGAAGAGGCTGTCTTATCTTATGCAGATGGTACTGTTATTGAAAGCATAACTTTTGGAGCGCAAACAGAAGATATGGGTTATGCAAGAATACCTAACGGAATTGGGAATTTTGTAATTCAAGCACCAACATATAATGGTAATAACGAATCGTTATCGGTTGATGATTTTAATTTACATAATTATTTAAAAGTTTTTCCAAATCCAACAAATGGGTTGTTAACTATTAAGAATTCGAATGTTTCAATTAATACAGTAGCTGTTTATAATACTATTGGTCAGTTATTATATAAAAACAATTACTCAAATAGTAATCAAATAGAGTTAGACTTTTCTACGTACTCAAAAGGTATTTATATGGTTAATATTAATAACACAACAACTTTAAAAATTGTAAGAGATTAAATAAATTAATATTTTTATTTTGAAAAGCTCCACGATTATGTCGTGGAGCTTTTTTTATTTTTATAGAAATTAAGAAAATCAAAAGAACAAATGAAAAAGCTTTTAATTACCTTAGGTATTGCAGTATCATTATTTTCATGTAAAAAATAGGAAGCAAAAAAAGAAACTATTTTTATTCCTAGAGATATTAGCGAAATAGAAATAAGTGTGTTACTTAAAGATTCTACCTTAAAGGTTAGAGCTATAGAAATACTTAAAGATTATGAGTGATTATTTTTCTTGACTTCTACCGGAAAAGGAGGAATGATAGGAGAAGACGAAATTGTTTTTCCAATTGAGATAGATAGTGAGAATTAAATCTCAGAGCTTTTGCTACTACTAATGAAGCGGGTTTTGCTTTATCTGTAGAAAGTCCAGCATGTTTATATAAAATAGGAGAAAACTAAACGTCAATAGTTTACCAAGAAGACCACGAAAAAGCATTCTATGATGCTATGGGTTTCTGGAACGATAAAGAAGGTGTTGCCATTGGTAATCCAACAGATGGTTGTTTAAGTGTTATTGTAACTAGAGATGGTGGAAACACATGGAGTAAATTGTCATGTGATGTGTTACCAGAAGCAATAAAAGACGAAGCAGCCTTTGCTGCAAGCGATACTAATATTGCAATTGTAGGCGACGAAACTTGGGTAGCAACAGGAGGAGGAGCAAGCCGCATAATGTATTCTCCCGATAAAGGTGAAACTTGGGAGGTTTTTAATACTCCAATTGTACAAGGTAATGGACCACAAGGGATGTATAGTTTAGATTTTTACGATAATAAAAACGGATTTGCAATAGGAGGAGATTATACAAAGCCAGCAGACAGTTCTGCTAATAAAATAAGAACTGCAGATGGTGGTAAAACGTGGCAATTAGTTGCACAAAACCAAAACCCTGGATATAGAAGTTGTGTACAGTATATTCCTGGTAGCGCGGCAAAAGAATTAGTTGCCATTGGTTTTAAGGGTATAGATTATTCTAACAATGCAGGAGAATCATGGAAACATATAAGCGACGAAGGTTTTTATACACTTTGTTTTGTAAACGACAGTGTTGCTTACGCAGCAGGAAGCAAGAGGATTGCTAAATTGATTTTTAGGTAAGTATAAAACATAAAAAAAGCGGCCAATGGTTGCTTTTTTTATAATTATCTTTTATTTTTTTCTCCTTTATGCCTGTTTTTAAACTCTTTAATCATTTTATATCTAAATGAACGTTCAGCATTTATTAGTTTAAGTATTTTTTTTGCAGGCAATACGTCTTTAAGTTTACTGATGTAATCAATCTGAAGGTTGCATTTATTTTCTTCTAATTTAGATATTTTTTCTAGTAATTCTTTAGACTCCTTTTCAGTGAATTTAGATTCTGCTGCTGTTTGGTTTAAATCGTATAAACAATCTTTTACTTTATTATCTCTAAGTCTATAACGTGCCTCTTCATTAGCATTATAAATTGGCCAAAAAGCTTGAGCTTCTTTAGTTGTTAGGTCTAATTGTTCTGTAATATGTGCTACTTTTAAAGCTTTTATTTTTTCTTTATTAGGTTTTTGTGCATGTATGCTTACCGATAGAAGCAAAGAAAAAACTGGGATGAGTATTGTTTTTATTGTTTTTATTGTTTTCATTTTTTGTTTATATTTTTTTATTCTGAATATAAGTCGTTAACATCAATATTCTCTAGATATCCATCTAATGCTTCGTCACTTATAGTGTAATCTATAAAATTTGTTTCGCTTAACTCGCTATCTTGAAATAGAGAAAACAGGTCTCCTGTTTCAGTTTCATTAATTATATAGTTGTCTACCGTTGTTATATCTAAATCGTTAAATGATAAAGGTGAATTATCAAAAATATTTAAGCTGAAGAATAATACTAAAGCAGCTGCAATGCTTGAAACAAGAAACATATTCTTTTTAGAGAAAATAGAAATAACTTTAGTTTCTTTTTTAATTGAAACATTAAAGTTTTCTAGATAACCTTCTGGTGTTTTAAAACCAGAAGAGCTAACTAAACTTTTAAGTTTTGTTTCTGCTAAAATAGAATCTTCAAGTGCTTCAAAATAACCTTGAGGAACTTTAAAACCTGGATTTTTAACGTTATGTGAGTTTTCGTTTTTCATGTTTACTTTCCGATATATTGGAAACCTTTATCGTCGTTTATTACTATTAAGACTCTATAATTATTAAATAGTTTAATCATTAATTAAATATGCTTCAACTTTCTTTGTTGCAATATGGTATGATGCTTTTAAGGCACCTTCACTAGTGTCTAAAATTTTAGACATTTCCTTATATTTAATGTCCTGAAAGTATTTCATATTAAAAACCATTTGTTGCTTTTCTGGCAATGTTGCAATTGCTTTTTGGAGCTTAAGTTGTATGGCATCGCCTTCAAAATAAACATCGGATTCCATATTGTTTATGGCTAGATCTTGTGCTTCTTGGTTTGTTATTTGTAAGCGTTTTGCATTTTTATTTATTAGAGTAATTGCTTCGTTAGTTGCTATTCTATAGAGCCACGAATAGAGTTTGCTTTCACCTTTAAAACCATCGATGCTTCTGTAAACCTTTATAAATGTATTCTGTAGCGCATCGTCTGCGTCGTCATGCGATTTCAAAATGTTTCTAATGTGCCAATACAATCGTTCTTTATATTGCGCTACAAGCTCTCTAAAAGCAGCGTCTTTATTGCCTTTAGCTTGTAGTTGAGATATAAGTTCAGTTTCTGTGGTCACTATATCGAATTTTCTTTTAGACTATTATAGTTTAATAAGGTTTAAAGTAAATGTATTTTTCTTTTAAAATGAATACTATTGATGATTTGTTTTTTCAGCTAAGCTTCAGACTTTGAAAGCATGTTTTTAAATTAATCCGTTTAAAAGATGTTTTTAAACGATTAAACACAAAAATATTTTGTTGGTAACTATTATTTACATAAGTTTACTTTAGAAAATAATACTTATGTTTTAGATGCCCCAAATCTATACGTAAACGGAAAAAGGATAAACATTACGTTTATCCTTTTTTTATTTAGTGTCTTTTCTTGCTTACTCAAAGCTTTGCATATCGACTAATTTTTTATAAATACCGTTTAAGGCAATAAGTTCGTTGTGTTTACCTTGTTCTGCAATTTCTCCTTTATGCATAACAATTATTTCATCTGCATTTTGAATAGTAGATAATCTATGTGCAATTACAATAGAGGTTCTGTTTTTCATCATGTTTTCTAGAGCAACTTGAACTAAACGTTCGCTTTCTGTATCTAATGCTGAGGTTGCTTCGTCTAAAATCATAATTGGAGGGTTTTTTAACACAGCTCTCGCGATGCTTAAACGCTGTTTTTGTCCACCAGATAGTTTGTTTCCAGAATCTCCTACATTGGTTTCTATACCTTTAGGTAAGTCTTTAACAAATTCCCAAGCGTTAGCAATCTTTAAAGCATCTATAACTTGTTCGTCTGTTGCATTTTCTTTACCAATTAGAATATTATTTTTTACAGTGTCGTTAAATAGTATAGAGTCTTGAGTTACTAAGCCCATTAAAGATCTTAAAGACTTCTTAGTTAGGTCTTTAATATTCTCACCATCAATAGTGATTTTGCCTTCATTAACATCGTAAAATCGAGTAACAAGGTTTGCTATAGTACTTTTTCCACTACCAGATTGTCCAACTAAAGCTATAGTTTTTCCTTTATTAACGTCTATTGTAAAGTTTTTTAATACTAATTGCTCTTCGTATTTAAAAGAGATATCTTCAATTTTAACACCTGTTATAAAATCGGATTTAGTTTTTGCGTTTGGACTATCTTTAATAGGGCTTTTTGCATCAATTATTTCTAATACTCTAGCTGCTGCTGCATTACCACGTTGTACATTATTATTGGCCTTACTTAACGCTTTAATTGGTGTTAATATATTATATGCTAATCCCATAAATGCTATAAATGAAGATCCAACTAAAGATTGATCTATTATAACCATACGTCCACCAAACCATAATAAACATGCAATTGTAATAATTCCTAATAACTCGCTTAAGGGAGTTGCAATATTTTGACGATTCATCATTCTATTCGAAAAAATAAACGAACGATGCGTAGAGTTGGTGAATTTTGTATTAAAGATACCTTCTGCATTAAAGCCTTTAATAATTTTTAAACCGTTTAATGTTTCTTCTAAAGTAGATAAAAAGACACCTTGTTCTTTTTGAACATCTGCAGATTGTTTTCTTAATTTTTTTGCAATAAGCGAAATAATAAAACCAGCTGTAGGTATAAAAATAAATACAAAAATGGTAAGTTTTACACTAATCGTTAGCATAATTCCTATTGAAAAAATAACACTAAGTGGTTCTCTTACAATAATTTCTAGAACAGATAGAAACGAATTTTGTACCTCGTTAACATCTCCTGCAATTCTTGCCATAATATCTCCTTTACGTTTTTCAGAAAAGAAACTAATTGGTAAGCTTACTGTTTTTTTGTAAAGTGCATTACGTAAATCTTTTAAGATTCCGTTTCTTAAAAAAGTACCGAAGTATAAGGCTAAATAATTGAATATGTTTTTTAGTAAAAAAACAATGATAACCATAAAAATAACTAAGGTTAGCGATTTTAATCTATCATCCTGTGCGTATTCTTGTATGGAATAATTAAAGCTGTCGCTAATGTAATTCCCAAGCTTGCTTAAACCATTATAAATAGGTTTTTTTTCTATTATTTCTCGTTCTTCGTTAAATAAAATATTTAACATTGGCATTAATACTACAAAAGATAGTGCGCCAAATAAAGCGTATAATGTATTGAAGAAAATGTTTAAATAGATATATCGCTTGTATGGCAAGGCATAGACAAATATTTTTTTAAGATAATTCATTCTTTAGTTTAGTTTCAAATCATTAATGATATTATCAATCTTTGTTTCCAATTGTTGTTCCGTTGCTTTAAAAGCAGACACATTGTCTAAAGTTGTATTTACACTTATATAGAACTTAATTTTTGGCTCTGTCCCGCTTGGTCTTAAAGCAATTTTACTTCCATCCTCTGTATAGTAAATTAACACATTAGATTTGGGGATATCGATTGTAGTTGTTTCTCCTGTAACGGTGTTTTTTGAAACCGATAATTGATAATCTTCAATTAAAACAACTTTAGAATTGTTTACTATTGTTAGCGGATTCTCACGAGCTTCAATCATCATTTGTTTTATTTCTTGTGCACCTTCAATTCCCTTTTTTGTTATAGAAATTAGGCGTTCTTTAAATAAACCATGTGCAACATAAAGCTTAATTAATTCTTGGTAAACACTACTGCCTTTCGCTTTTGCTTGAGCTGCAATTTCACATGCTAGTAAAGTGGCTGTAACGGCATCTTTATCGCGAACAAAATCGCCAACCATAAAACCAAAGCTTTCTTCTCCACCACCAATAAAGTCTAGTTCTGGGAAGTCTTTAATCATTTTAGCAATCCATTTAAAACCGGTTAAACCAATTTTAGATTCTACGTTGTAAGATTTTGCTAAAACACTCATCATTGGTGTAGAAACAATAGTACTTGCTATAAATTGTTTACCGTTTATTTTATCCTCATTTCGCCATTGTTTAAGTAAGAAATCCGTCATTAATAACATGGCTTGATTTCCATTTAAAATAACAAGATTATTTTCTAAATCTCTAACAACAACACCCAATCTATCGCAATCTGGATCTGTACCAATTACTATATCGCCTTCGCTTTTATTTGCCAATTCCATTGCCATTTTTAAAGCCTCAGGCTCTTCAGGGTTTGGAGATACTACCGTTGGAAAATCGCCATTAGGTTCGCGTTGTTCTTCAACTATATTAACATTTGTGTAACCAGCACGTTTTAACGTTTCTGGTACTACAGTAATTGAAGTTCCATGAAGTGAAGTGAATACTAAGTTTAAATTTTCTCTCGCTTCCGCGGAAGTATTAAAGCTTCCGTTTTTTACTGATGCATTAATAAAAACATCGTCAACTTCTTTACCTATATAATGGATTAACTCTTCATTTGCATTAAATTTTATTTCTGCATAATCTAAATTATTAATAACATTAATAACTTCTCCATCTTGAGGTGGAACCAATTGTCCTCCATCTTGCCAATATACTTTGTAACCATTATATTCTGGAGGATTATGTGATGCTGTTAAAACAATACCACAGTGGCAGTTTAAATGTTTTAAAGCGAAAGATAATTCTGGAGTCGCACGAAGGTCTTCGAATAAAAAGACTTCAATATTATTTGCAGAAAACACGTCTGCAACCACTTTAGCTAAAGATTTGCTATTGTGTCTACAATCAAAAGCTATCGCAACTTTTAATGTTTCGTTTGGAAACACTTTATACAAGTAATCGCTAATACCTTGTGTGTTTTTTCCTAAAGTATATTTATTAATTCTATTAGTGCCAATTCCCATAACACCACGCATTCCACCAGTTCCAAACTCTAAATTTTTGTAAAATGATTCTTTTAGTTCTTTAGGATTTGTGCCTATAAGATCTTTTATGTGTGATTGCGTGTCTTTGTCGAAAGCTGGAGTTAGCCAGGCATTGACTCTATTTAGTAATTCTGGTTCTATATGTATCATAGTTGTAAATTAATAGAATGTAAAAGTAAGCATTATAAAAAATTTGTAAAGTAGTATTAGTTTGAATTTTGGCCTTTTAGGTTTAACTCTTCCTTTACTAAATAACGTTTTTTATTTTGTTTAGAGCGTAAAATTATTTCGCCCAAAAAGCCAGCAATAAAAAATTGAGTACCAATAATCATCGTCACTAAAGCAATATAAAACTGTGGTCTTTCAGTAATTAATCGTCCTGTTTTATGAAAAAACAGTTTGTCGATTCCTAAGTATACAGAAAAAACAAAACCAATAGCAAACATAATTACACCTAAAGCACCAAATAAATGCATTGGCCTTTTTCCAAAACGAGATATAAACCATATGGTAATTAAATCTAGAAATCCATTGATAAAACGTTCCATTCCAAATTTAGTTTCTCCATATTTTCTAGCTTGATGTTGTACTACTTGCTCACCAATTTTGGTAAAACCAGCGTTTTTAGCTAAAACAGGAATATAGCGATGCATTTCTCCATTTACATCTATGTGTTTAACAACAACATTCTTATAGGCTTTAAGTCCGCAATTAAAGTCATTAAGGGTTACTCCAGATGTTTTTCTGGCAGCCCAATTAAAAAGTTTAGAGGGTAAGTTTTTTGTAAATTTATTATCGTAACGTTTCTTCTTCCAACCAGAAACAAGGTCAAAATGCTCTGTAGTAATTTTGTTGTAAAGCGAAGGTATTTCTTCTGGATTGTCTTGTAAATCTGCATCCATAGTAATAATAACATCACCTTGTGCTTTTTCGAATCCAGCGTGCAAGGCTTGAGATTTTCCAAAGTTTTTTAAAAACCTTATGCCTTTTACATTGGTATTGGTTTTAGAAAGTGCGTCTATAGTCTCCCAAGAACCATCTGTAGAACCATCGTCTATAAAGATTATTTCATAAGAAAAACGATTGGATTGCATAACTTTTGCAATCCAATCGTGTAATTCTGTGAGTGATTCTTGTTCGTTAAGTAGTGGTATGACTACAGATATATCCATGTATTATTTTGAAATTGATACTTCAAATATAAAACTATTATGCGTTTTCTGGGTCTCTTTTAACTATTAAAGCTACAATAAGACCTATTACTGCTTGAATAATTAAAAATATAGCATTAGATTGTAATTGAGGTGCAATAGAAAATTGATTTTTTTGAGCTTCCATTTGTTCTACAGCTGTGGCAACAGCTTCTTCTGGAGCATTAAAACTACGCATCATTTGTACTGAGGCTTCAATTGTTTTTTC includes these proteins:
- a CDS encoding SCO family protein produces the protein MNWKKKLYKQKSYSLLFLVFLLIFACNNKTEKTSRVASLPFYKDATFTPYWLDAGSDEAKEFHKIPDYSLTNQEGVTVTSETFKDKIYVADFFFTTCPGICPKMTANMSILQEEFKDDDEILLLSHSVTPKIDSVAALKDYAIAKNVNSSKWHLVTGERKTIYDLGRQAYFVEEDLGEPKTEDDFLHTENFVLIDKNKHIRGIYNGLNKTSVQQLIADIKTLKKDN
- a CDS encoding oxidoreductase, whose translation is MKKLLITLGIAVSLFSCKKDEAKKEVVFTPRNISEVEIGVLLKDSTLNVRAIEKVKGYEGLFFLTSTGKGGMIGEDEIVFPIEIDNDNEKLNFRAFASTNEAGFALSVASPAYLYKIGENETSIVYQEDHEKAFYDAMAFWNDKEGIAIGDPTDSCLSIIITRDGGNTWNKLSCDTLPEAIKDEAAFAASDTNIAIVGDETWVATGGGASRIMYSPDKGETWEVFNTPIVQGNGPQGMYSLDFYDNKNGFAIGGDYTKPADSSANKIRTADGGKTWQLVAQNQNPGYRSCVQYIPGREAKELVAIGFKGIDYSNDAGDSWKHLSDEGFYTLRFVNDSVAYAAGSKRIAKLIFR
- a CDS encoding CotH kinase family protein, which gives rise to MKQLITLILFLLVFVKTHAQDLYDINTIQTIEIVFAESNWDALLDAEKAADNNYTEATSVSINGTIYNQVGVKYKGNSSYNANQTKNPFHIELDTYVDQDHQGYKDIKLANVMFDPSFVRETVAYNIVNQYMDAPQANYANVYVNGILIGLYTNTEAITKTFVNKHFNSNDNAFFSCSPPDGAGPQSTNFPNLAYLGTNSFSYDDAYEIKSDDETDATIAVAHWDNLIELTNALESDITNIEAVLDVDMAIWMLAFDNVMVNLDSYIGQFKQNYYLYKDDNGRFKSIVWDLNMSFGTFGQTGASGGGPGGGGGGNGSLNSTTDKAQLDHLLHDTDANFPLLSKLLAVPTYKKKYLAHYKTILTENISNSSYLTLANDYQALITTAVTADTNKFYTDAQFTGNINTDYSLGMNTASGLTNLMSARSTYLLSQIDFTNTQPNITGTVSSTTTPTIGDTVTITSTVIDTNTDAVYFGYRTDETLPFTRILMYDDGNHNDSGSGDDIYGVDVIVDTDYMQYYIYAENNNIGAFSPARAEYEFYTINATYTTLTVGDLVINEIMADNGTTIADQDGEFDDWIELYNNSSQTLSLDNLYLSDDSTDPLVWEFPTGTTIAPDSYLIVWCDKDEEQVGLHADLKFSSGGEEAVLSYADGTVIESITFGAQTEDMGYARIPNGIGNFVIQAPTYNGNNESLSVDDFNLHNYLKVFPNPTNGLLTIKNSNVSINTVAVYNTIGQLLYKNNYSNSNQIELDFSTYSKGIYMVNINNTTTLKIVRD
- a CDS encoding sensor of ECF-type sigma factor, whose translation is MKTIKTIKTILIPVFSLLLSVSIHAQKPNKEKIKALKVAHITEQLDLTTKEAQAFWPIYNANEEARYRLRDNKVKDCLYDLNQTAAESKFTEKESKELLEKISKLEENKCNLQIDYISKLKDVLPAKKILKLINAERSFRYKMIKEFKNRHKGEKNKR
- a CDS encoding RNA polymerase sigma factor — its product is MTTETELISQLQAKGNKDAAFRELVAQYKERLYWHIRNILKSHDDADDALQNTFIKVYRSIDGFKGESKLYSWLYRIATNEAITLINKNAKRLQITNQEAQDLAINNMESDVYFEGDAIQLKLQKAIATLPEKQQMVFNMKYFQDIKYKEMSKILDTSEGALKASYHIATKKVEAYLIND
- a CDS encoding ABC transporter ATP-binding protein; translation: MNYLKKIFVYALPYKRYIYLNIFFNTLYALFGALSFVVLMPMLNILFNEEREIIEKKPIYNGLSKLGNYISDSFNYSIQEYAQDDRLKSLTLVIFMVIIVFLLKNIFNYLALYFGTFLRNGILKDLRNALYKKTVSLPISFFSEKRKGDIMARIAGDVNEVQNSFLSVLEIIVREPLSVIFSIGIMLTISVKLTIFVFIFIPTAGFIISLIAKKLRKQSADVQKEQGVFLSTLEETLNGLKIIKGFNAEGIFNTKFTNSTHRSFIFSNRMMNRQNIATPLSELLGIITIACLLWFGGRMVIIDQSLVGSSFIAFMGLAYNILTPIKALSKANNNVQRGNAAAARVLEIIDAKSPIKDSPNAKTKSDFITGVKIEDISFKYEEQLVLKNFTIDVNKGKTIALVGQSGSGKSTIANLVTRFYDVNEGKITIDGENIKDLTKKSLRSLMGLVTQDSILFNDTVKNNILIGKENATDEQVIDALKIANAWEFVKDLPKGIETNVGDSGNKLSGGQKQRLSIARAVLKNPPIMILDEATSALDTESERLVQVALENMMKNRTSIVIAHRLSTIQNADEIIVMHKGEIAEQGKHNELIALNGIYKKLVDMQSFE
- a CDS encoding phospho-sugar mutase → MIHIEPELLNRVNAWLTPAFDKDTQSHIKDLIGTNPKELKESFYKNLEFGTGGMRGVMGIGTNRINKYTLGKNTQGISDYLYKVFPNETLKVAIAFDCRHNSKSLAKVVADVFSANNIEVFLFEDLRATPELSFALKHLNCHCGIVLTASHNPPEYNGYKVYWQDGGQLVPPQDGEVINVINNLDYAEIKFNANEELIHYIGKEVDDVFINASVKNGSFNTSAEARENLNLVFTSLHGTSITVVPETLKRAGYTNVNIVEEQREPNGDFPTVVSPNPEEPEALKMAMELANKSEGDIVIGTDPDCDRLGVVVRDLENNLVILNGNQAMLLMTDFLLKQWRNEDKINGKQFIASTIVSTPMMSVLAKSYNVESKIGLTGFKWIAKMIKDFPELDFIGGGEESFGFMVGDFVRDKDAVTATLLACEIAAQAKAKGSSVYQELIKLYVAHGLFKERLISITKKGIEGAQEIKQMMIEARENPLTIVNNSKVVLIEDYQLSVSKNTVTGETTTIDIPKSNVLIYYTEDGSKIALRPSGTEPKIKFYISVNTTLDNVSAFKATEQQLETKIDNIINDLKLN